One window from the genome of Oncorhynchus kisutch isolate 150728-3 linkage group LG21, Okis_V2, whole genome shotgun sequence encodes:
- the cdk19 gene encoding cyclin-dependent kinase 19 isoform X2 translates to MSACREIALLRELKHPNVIALQKVFLSHSDRKVWLLFDYAEHDLWHIIKFHRASKANKKPMQLPRGMVKSLLYQILDGIHYLHANWVLHRDLKPANILVMGEGPERGRVKIADMGFARLFNSPLKPLADLDPVVVTFWYRAPELLLGARHYTKAIDIWAIGCIFAELLTSEPIFHCRQEDIKTSNPFHHDQLDRIFSVMGFPADKDWEDIRKMPEYPTLQKDFRRTTYANSSLIKYMEKHKVKPDSKVFLLLQKLLTMDPTKRITSEQALQDPYFLEDPLPTSDVFAGCQIPYPKREFLNEDEPEEKTEKNQAQQHQQTTAQAQAQQQSGTQQASTQQNSAQTNGNTGATGANKGGGLQHGQDQGPPNKKPRIGPSGASSGTGIHQSEYQHSSSRLGYQSNVQGSTQSQGYSSSSQQSSQYSHQSHRY, encoded by the exons CTGCTACGAGAGCTGAAACACCCCAACGTGATCGCCCTGCAGAAAGTGTTCCTGTCCCACAGTGACAGAAAGGTCTGGCTCCTTTTCGACTATGCCGAGCATGATCTCTGG CACATCATCAAGTTCCACCGAGCCTCCAAGGCCAATAAGAAGCCCATGCAGCTGCCGAGAGGGATGGTCAAGTCTCTCCTATATCAGATTCTGGACGGGATCCATTACCTTCATGCCAACTGGGTGCTTCACAGGGATCTG aaACCAGCCAACATTCTGGTAATGGGGGAGGGCCCAGAACGAGGACGGGTGAAAATTG ctgacatgggcttcGCCAGACTCTTCAACTCTCCTCTCAAACCACTGGCGGACCTTGACCCCGTCGTGGTGACGTTCTGGTATAGGGCCCCTGAGCTGCTGCTAGGGGCCCGACATTACACCAAAGCAATCG ACATTTGGGCGATTGGCTGCATCTTTGCGGAGCTGCTGACGTCCGAGCCCATCTTCCACTGTCGCCAGGAGGACATTAAGACCAGTAACCCCTTCCACCATGACCAGCTGGACAGGATATTCAGTGTCATGGGCTTCCCAGCAG ATAAAGATTGGGAGGACATCAGGAAGATGCCCGAGTATCCCACCCTTCAGAAAGACTTCAGGAGAACGAC GTATGCAAATAGTAGCCTCATCAAATACATGGAGAAGCATAAAGTCAAACCTGACAGCAAGGTTTTCCTGTTG CTCCAGAAACTCCTCACAATGGACCCCACCAAAAGGATTACTTCTGAACAGGCACTGCAGGACCCCTATTTCCTGGAGGACCCCTTACCAACCTCGGA TGTATTTGCCGGATGTCAGATACCTTACCCGAAACGAGAGTTTCTGAACGAAGATGAGCCggaagagaaaacagagaag AACCAGGCCCAACAGCACCAGCAGACGACAGCCCAGGCCCAGGCCCAGCAGCAGAGCGGCACCCAGCAAGCCTCCACCCAACAGAACTCTGCCCAGACCAACGGTAACACAGGTGCTACGGGAGCCAACAAAGGTGGAGGCCTCCAGCACGGCCAGGACCAGGGGCCCCCAAACAAGAAACCTCGGATCGGGCCCTCTGGGGCGTCCTCCGGCACTGGGATCCACCAGTCCGAGTACCAG CACTCCAGCTCCCGCCTTGGATACCAAAGCAACGTCCAAGGTTCCACTCAGTCCCAGGGATACTCGTCGTCATCCCAGCAGAGCTCACAGTACTCCCACCAATCACACCGCTACTGA